One Lepus europaeus isolate LE1 chromosome 7, mLepTim1.pri, whole genome shotgun sequence DNA segment encodes these proteins:
- the CATSPER1 gene encoding cation channel sperm-associated protein 1 yields the protein MPEIEQEHPGVLPSATAPSRVLDVTKRFTGDPIRILAEKDEFTLEERKPDRHRPGHGGALRHHGGASQHRDLARPHGGPRHPREFQDNQDDRAFSHHAPLGLTTMPSLTPTVDPTTLLCPLTTVEPTTLPSPLTMVDPTIIPSLATMVDPTTILSPATTVGPITMLSLTPTAGPIILLCPLTMAGPTTTLSLTSMVGPTTTPSPLTMEGPTTMPSPLTTVGPGIMLSLTPMVGPITLLCPLTTAGPSTTPSPLTTAGPTTTLRMATVEGPTTTPSPLTTAGPTTTLRTATVEGPTTTLRTATVEGCLTAGSSNLSHPAIPHADAHRWSSGHSTAPSHVAISGKVYSQESSSKDLENYTEDSEQLRKRKTRRTPRSYKKLHLESCFQWWCEKLVVLFRGLQRMLWKLTHCLAFETFIFLVVCLNTTMLVAQTFAEVEIRGEWHFLILDCIFLCTYMVEALLKIIALGFSYFRDFWNNLDFCIMMVAVLDFTLMQLNSLSYSFYHQSLFRILKVFKSMRALRAIRVLRRLSFLTSLHEVTGTLARSLPSITAILILMFTCLFLFSVVLRALFRKSDPKRFQNIFSTLFTLFTMLTLDDWSLIYMDNRAQGAWYIIPILMVYIIIQYFIFLNLVIAVLVDNFQMALLKGLEKVRQERAARIQENLLDDSLTELRQAEPEEIRSEGTMQRQLLEKKFGTMTEKQRELLFQFLQLVAGVEQQQQKFRSQASVIDEIVDTAFEAGEEDFRK from the exons ATGCCAGAAATTGAACAGGAACACCCAGGAGTGTTGCCATCAGCTACAGCGCCTTCCCGTGTGCTTGACGTGACCAAGAGATTCACGGGGGACCCCATCCGGATTCTTGCCGAGAAGGACGAGTTCACCCTGGAGGAGCGGAAGCCGGACAGA CACAGGCCAGGCCACGGTGGGGCCCTCCGCCACCACGGGGGAGCGTCTCAGCACCGCGACTTAGCCCGTCCTCACGGCGGACCGCGGCACCCTCGTGAGTTCCAAGACAACCAAGACGATCGTGCCTTCTCCCATCATGCCCCCC tggGCCTCACCACCATGCCGAGCCTGACCCCCACGGTGGACCCCACCACCTTACTGTGCCCCCTCACCACGGTGGAACCCACCACCTTACCGAGCCCCCTCACCATGGTGGACCCCACCATCATACCGAGCCTGGCCACCATGGTGGACCCTACCACCATACTGAGCCCAGCCACCACGGTGGGCCCCATCACCATGCTGAGCCTGACCCCCACAGCGGGTCCCATCATCTTACTGTGCCCTCTCACCATGGCGGGCCCCACCACCACACTGAGCCTGACCTCCATGGTGGGCCCCACCACCACGCCGAGTCCCCTCACCATGGAGGGCCCCACCACCATGCCGAGCCCCCTCACCACGGTGGGCCCCGGCATCATGCTGAGCCTGACCCCCATGGTGGGCCCCATCACCTTATTGTGCCCCCTCACCACGGCGGGCCCCAGCACCACGCCGAGCCCCCTCACCACGGCGGGCCCCACCACCACATTGAGGATGGCCACCGTGGAGGGCCCCACCACCACGCCGAGCCCCCTCACCACGGCGGGCCCCACCACCACGTTGAGGACGGCCACCGTGGAGGGCCCCACCACCACGTTGAGGACGGCCACCGTGGAGGGCTGCCTCACCGCG GGCTCTTCCAACCTTTCCCATCCTGCCATCCCCCACGCCGATGcacacagatggagctctggcCACAGCACTGCTCCGTCCCACGTGGCCATCTCCGGCAAGGTGTACTCCCAGGAGAGCAGCTCCAAAGACTTGGAGAACTACACTGAAGACAGCGAACAACTTCGGAAGCGCAAAA CCCGCCGGACCCCACGGAGCTACAAGAAGCTGCACCTAGAGAGCTGCTTCCAGTGGTGGTGCGAGAAATTAGTAGTCCTCTTCCGTGGCCTCCAGAGAATGCTCTGGAAGCTGACGCACTGCCTGGCCTTTGAGACGTTCATCTTCCTGGTCGTCTGCCTCAACACCACCATGCTCGTGGCCCAGACCTTCGCCGAAGTGGAGATCCGGGGCG AGTGGCACTTCCTGATCCTAGACTGCATCttcctctgcacctacatggtgGAAGCTCTGCTCAAGATCATCGCCCTGGGCTTTTCGTACTTCCGGGACTTCTGGAACAATCTGG actTCTGCATCATGATGGTGGCCGTGCTGGACTTCACGCTCATGCAGCTCAACtccctctcctactccttctACCACCAAAGCCTGTTCCGGATCCTCAAGGTCTTCAAGAGCATGCGGGCCCTGCGAGCCATCAGGGTCCTGCGCAGGCTCAG CTTCCTGACCAGCCTCCACGAGGTGACAGGGACCCTGGCCCGGTCCCTGCCGTCCATCACGGCCATCCTCATTCTCATGTTCACCTGCCTCT TCCTCTTCTCCGTGGTCCTGCGCGCACTGTTCCGCAAGTCGGACCCCAAGCGCTTCCAGAACATCTTCAGCACCTTGTTCACCCTCTTCACCATGCTCACCCTGGACGACTGGTCCCTCATCTACATGGACAACCGGGCCCAGG GCGCCTGGTACATCATCCCCATCCTTATGGTCTACATCATCATCCAGTATTTCATCTTCCTCAA CCTGGTGATTGCGGTCTTGGTGGACAACTTCCAGATGGCTCTGCTCAAAGGCCTGGAGAAAGTGAGGCAGGAG AGGGCCGCCCGGATCCAGGAGAACCTGTTGGATGACTCCCTGACGGAGCTCCGCCAAGCAG agcccgaGGAGATCCGGAGCGAAGGCACCATGCAGAGGCAGCTGCTGGAGAAGAAGTTCGGGACCATGACCGAGAA GCAGCGGGAGCTGCTGTTCCAGTTCCTGCAGCTGGTGGCCGgcgtggagcagcagcagcagaagttcCGCTCCCAGGCGTCCGTCATCGACGAGATTGTGGACACCGCCTTCGAG GCCGGAGAAGAGGACTTCAGGAAGTGA